The stretch of DNA CCTCTGTGTCATTTTTTGCTGAGTGAGGTGGTTCCAATGAGGTCAGCTTTGTTGCCAGAGATGCTAGGATTGGGACTCTGCAAATAAAGGACACCATTATGAGATGGTGCTTGTTTGGTATATCCAACCTAgatgctttttgtgtgtgtggctgtggcccTGTTTTTTGTTGAATTTGTGATGTCCTAAAAGCAGAGTAAGATGGCTGCTGCCCGTTTTGAGGTTCTTATTGGTGGGTTCGGTGTTCTGGTTCTTTCCAGAACAATCTGCTCGGTTTGCTTTTTGGACTTTGAGCAGATGTTAAATCTACTCTCATACTACTCACTAGGAGTTAAGCGACAGACAGGACATTTGATCCATACCCCCAATTTGGATATCACTGTTCAGTATGACTGAACTCTCATTAAACCCTTGCTTTAAAGTGGTTCACAATATAGAAGAATGTTCAAAACTACCCTGCTGAAACTTCTTACAAACTTGCATTTCGCAACAATTtaaggttctaaaattccatTCAGTCAACCACAATTTTCTTTAGAACGTTCCAGCATTCTTGTCACACTGGTGTGACCGTGCCTGGTGAAGGGTTAAGTTGATCAATATTTGCACCCATACTGGGTGTTCTCTGAATGCCTGGCTGCAGTGTATTGAACCTTGAGGTGCATACTGCAGCAGTTTGGGACGAAAACATGCCTCCCACTGATCTTCCCTGTGGTGCAAAGTTGCATTTCCACTCTCCAATGCAGCAGTGAAGTTACTGTGGCGCCTCTGCAGTGCAGATGGTTTGTTTTGTGATTTTcttctccacccccaccaccccttctAGCCTGTCTTTATTTTTTCATAATCGGCCTCCTTAGTGGTGCTGTTGCCCCTGCTGTTTGGGAGGAGAAGTGGAGTGactttgaccacacacacacacctgcaaaggCTGAGCTGGAACATTTGCGTTCCGTCACACGCTGTGCACTGCACAGCCTTCACGAGTGTGAAGACGACTAGTGTGTCAGACCCGCTGATTCAGGAGATCCCAGTCATGTATTATTCACAGTGCTGAGTGGCAGTTATGAATCATCCTCATGTGATGTTTAaccgccaccccacccccacccccaccagcgTGTTTTCTCCAGGTCTGCCTTTAACATAAACGTGATCTCTTGATCAAGTGTTGGGCATGTATTGATCAGTTTGAAGGATGGGAGAAACTTTTATCAGTTATCAGCAGTAGATGTGGACTGACTATGAAGTTGTATAACTATTTCTTATGAGTGGAGTGACCTTCATTTAGATGTAGCCCTGAATTGTTAGGAATGGTTACTGGACCAGTTAAGGCCCCTTAGGAGGATGGTGTTAATCACTGGTTTAGACAATATGTGGACTGAATGATCTTCAGTAATGCATCACTCTTCTTTTGTCACAACAGTGGCCATAATCAGGGCTCTATGATCTAGGTTAGTTATGTTGGGCTATATTGATCACCTACATGGGTGTATTAAACCTGCTCTTAAACACCATGTGCTTTCCTGAATGTTTCTGTCTTATTCTTGTTTCAGCACATCAATCCTAAGAAGCAAACCATTGGGAACTCCTGCAAGGCCTGTGGCTACCGCGGCATGCTGGACACACGACACAAGCTCTGCACATTTATTCTGAAGAATCCGCCAGGTGGGCCCTTTATTCAGACAACAGTTCGGCGTTGAGAAACCGTGATCAGATGTATAGCATACCGACAGACATGAGTTCTCACGTAGTCTGCACTGTGTAGAAAAGTGGCATTATGTTGAATCACTGTTTTCTTAAGTCCAATTCCTGGGCGGTGGGGTagtggtttatttatttattgatttattatttttagaTTATTTCAGCTTCACACATGAGGAGTCATTCAAAGCTCTCTGATTAGCTTCCAAAGCTATGTAGTAGACAACGTTTGAAAGCTGATGTGGAGCAACTACAGTGCCATAGAACTGTAGACTGTGTCTGACCACAGGCTGATTTTCATGTTCACTCCTGTTCTTCCTGATGCAGAGAATGAGAGTGGGTCtgtgaagaaagagaaggaaaagaaaaaccgaaagaaggacaaagagaaCGGCTCCGGTGGAGAGGCAACAAACCGTGATGACATTGACGCACCTGATGCAGTGGTGAGTAGAACTTCACTGTCGAGCTGTATTGAGATAACAAACCCCAGCACCTCATGTAGGCCTGTTTCAGttattaatttaatttaatttatttttatttattgctTCACAAATGAAGAACTATTAACTCAGCTCTCTGAAAAGCTTTCAAAGCTATGCAGACGACTATGTTCGAACACTGATGTGGAGCAACTTGAGTCAATATTAAATTCCATAAATTGTACAAATGTACTATATACTTTAGTATAGAATACATTGAAGCTTATGTTAGTGACCCTGATGGTTACTGTGATGTGTAGTGGTTCTTCAGCTTGTAGCACACGTAGccttgctctctccccctcgatAAAGGcgtttgtatattttttttcGTAGCAAAGGAAATCTGTTGGGACGGTACATGATCAAACCTCTCCACGGTTTTAACAGAacttctttgtctttgtttccccccatctccctaccctctgtctctgtgcagGATGGGGACGATGACGACGAGGACTGGGCAGAGGAGACCACCGAGGAGGCCCAGCGCCGGCGCATGGAGGAGATCAGCGAGCACGCCAAGAACCTCACCCTCAGCGAGGACCTGGAGAAGACCCTGGAGGAGCGGGTCAACATGTTCTACAACTTCGTCAAGGTGAGCCCCAGCACCTGAAATTAAATAGGCCTGTGTTGAGtttgtatgttttatttatttatttatttattttttttgggggggggggggggggggggggcttcacaAATGAGGAGTTATTAACTCAGCTCTCTGATAAGCTTTCTAAGCTATGCAGACGACTATGTTCGAACACTGATGTGGAGCTATTAATCAAGATTAAATACACAAGTTGTACAAGTGACTTTCCTGACATGagcatatatttttatttttattttggtgATCATGATGGTTATTGTGATTTGTAGTAGTTGTTCAGCCTGTAGCTCAAGTAGATGATGGTGTCCACGTTTCAGCTGGAACTAATTAGTGAGCATCCAGCTGTCTTTTACAGATACGGAGTGTTGTGCTATCATGCCTATCGAGTAGTAGGTCCAGGTTCATAATACTGTGTTTGGTCATCAAAGGCAAAATAGAAAATGACCTTTCTGTTCAAACATGCTTCATTTCTTCAGTACAGACTtgtataaatactgtacataaatatTGTACACAGGAGTAAAGTGCAGACTGAAATGGTCATTTGTATCAAATAAATATGTTGACACAGATTCACTGGCATCTCCCATATTTTCTTGTTGGGCTAGCATAGAATGAGAAGACTGCTCCAATCCCTTCATGTAAATGTGAAATAACGCAGCAGTCCTCCTGTCCTTGACTCTGTTCTGTCTGTTTTGTCCACAGCaaaagaaggaggagggagtgaTCGACTCGGCCGATAAGGACATCCTGGCTGAGGCGGAGCGTCTTGACGTGAAGGCCATGGGCCCCCTCATCCTCAGTGAGCTGCTCTTCGACCAGAACATCCGCGAGCAAATCAAGAAGTACAAACGCCACTTCCTCCGTGTAAGTCaacatattcttttttttattttaagggGGGTAATATGTGATCGGTATGACTGAACTCTCATTAAACCGTTGCTTTAAAGTGGTTCACAATATAGAAGAATGTTCAAAACTACCCTGCTGAAACTTCTAACAAACGTACGTTTCGCAACAATTTATGGTTCTAAAATTCCATTCAGTCAACCACAATTTTCTTTAGAACGTTCATTTTCCAGCATTCTAACATGCGCCTTTGgtattatttttttgtcttcacAAATGAGGAACTATTAACTCAGCTCTCTGACAAGCTTTCCAAGCTATGCAGACGACTATGTTCGAACACTGATGTGGAGCAGTTTGTGTATTCAATCATGATCATGTGACTCAAATTGTACACATGATTGGTTACTGTGATGTGTAGCGGTTCTTCAACCTCTCTGTTTAGCCTCCATCtaacctgctgtgtgtgtgaaccactGTGCTCGTCCTCCACTGCTCTTGACCTCTCAtcctccttttccctcctctcctgcagttCTGTCACAACAACAAGAAGGCCCAGAAGTACCTTCTGGGTGGCTTTGAGTGTCTGGTGAAGCTCCACCAGAGCCAGCTGCTCCCACGCGTCCCCATCATCCTCAAGGACCTGTACGATGCAGACATGCTCGAAGAGGACGTCATCCTCGCTTGGGccgagaaggtgtgtgtgtgtgtgtgtgtgtagtgacggGACTCAAATTGAAAATGGTGGGAAAACGGGTAAAATGTGATGTATTGCGGCCTTCgtagtattattattttttggcTTCACAAATGAGGACTCAACTCAGCTCTCTGAAAAGCTTTCTAAGCTATGCAGACGACTATGTTCGAACAACTGATGTGGAGCTACTGTTGTATAGTATTATTATGTTTAAGTATTGGCAGCATAGTTACTTTAGGTTGTGCCTCATGTGAATGCTCTTGTCCTTTAGGTGTCCAAAAAATACGTCTCCAAGGAGCTGGCCAAGGAGATCCATTCCAAGGCTGAGCCCTTCGTCAAGTGGCTGAAGGAGGccgaggaggagagcgagggaagcgaggaagaggaggaggatgaggaggacaaCGTGGAGGTAAGGATGaccaatgttttgtttttaaatttgTTTGTCTGGATGATTTCTTATAGCAACGTTTTTAACTGCTGAGGTACATGTTTATCAAGCGGCTAGTTTTGGTTATCTTGAGTGATAGTCATGTGAGAATAACCATATAGAATATGTATAATGCACTTCTGTGTTTGGGTTGGAGCACACTGCTAAAATGATGGgtggaaaaatacaaaaattCACAGCTCTATGTTGCAGACTATCAAAGCTTGCACAGTGCTGCTTTAAAATTGGCAGTATTTGTACAGTTTTCAGATGATTTCTGGTTCCGCTTTAGTCCTCAACCCCAGTGCCAGCACTGACCAAACTATTGGTCGGGGCTTCTCAATTTAAAGCAGTGTTACTCCGAATATTTAGTTAGTTCTACAAGGTTATTGTGCGAGATTTGCTTAACTGCAATATCTGCATACCATAGGCTGATTTAAGATGTACCCCGGAGTACTAAGGTTAACTGTAGACTAATGTCATTTTCTTGTCGTCCTCTGCAGGTTGTCTATTCCTCCTCGGCTCGCGAGCTTAAAATGGAGACTGTGACACCCGTGaagcaggagaaagaggaggatgacaTTGATATCGATGCCatttaagaaacacacacacatacactctctcaaaaaaagaaaaacgggataaaaaaaagcaaaaaagaaaagatgccTCTAAATGCTCTCTGAAGCTTCTGACTGTCACGGAGCAGTCGGACGCATGCCTTTGATTCGTCTCTGCTCGATCAAACGCCGCTCCTCGTTGCAATCATGATGTAGCGCTTGCGAAAAGGCTTCTTAATTTTtagcatcaccaccacctctcccATCCCCATCTCTCCGCTCCTCAAACCTGCCCTAGCCCTACTGATTGACTTGAGCTGTTCTGCTGTTCAATTTGTAGGTGTGAAATATGCTAGAAACTAGAGCACTAAATGcacatgtatttttatttttttttctcttctcttgtgtTACTTTTGAACTATTAAAGAATGTTTGACATTAAGTGTAAAATGGCTCTTACTGGTTCTTTTGTGGGTGAATTCATCGATCCTTTTTAGAAGCGATTGCGGTGTACGCCACATTTGAGCTTGTTGGAACGTCAGTAATATTTCAGTGATTGTGTTTACGGTCACTTGGGTCTTGTGGAAATGTAGGCCACAAAGCCCAATTATAGTAGATGACAGGCTCACGCGTAATGGGATACAGGAAAGGAGGAACTGCAAGTTGGACGAAGAGGACCGCTCCAGAAGACAGGCAGCAAACCGTGACTCCATTGATGCAGTGGTGAGTATAACTTCCCTGACAGTCAACCCCCACCGACCCACGCACCTGAAATTGGCCGGTGTGTTTCAGTTCTGTATTCTTACTTTCTGGCTTCATACATGCCGAGTTATTAACTCGGCTCTCTGATAAGCTTTCCAAGCTATGCAGAAAGCTATGttcaaacactgatgtggaCAGTGGCACAACTGGAGACTGTGTCTGACTGACCACAGGCAGTTTTTCATTTTGGTTCCTGTTCTTCCTGATGCAGAGTGAGAGTGGCTCTGTGAAGAATAAGAAGGAAAAAGAACGGCTCCGGTGGAGAGGCAGCAAACCGTGACTACGTTGATGCAGTGGTGAGTACTTACAGAACTTAATgacctgtacagactacacgatttttgtcattcacgattatcttttacgattgaccatgtcagaatACTGGTCACATTACAAGATAATCTATTGTAGCCATCCGTGTTAACATGgaagtcgtaggagattccgcaaaaattctgacatgctagactttgAGACATTCCACAATGTAATGACCCAAGACAAAAAATCGTTGGTTGTTGAATAGATCACATTACAAGCGTCATTCCCGACTTAACATTCGGACATATCAATttggaaatttgtcggccacaACACAATTGTTGCAAAATCGGGcagaaatcgtgtagtctgttACAGGCCATTACTTGCTGTCAAGCTGTATCAAGACCACAAATCTCAGCATGTTATGTAGGTCTTTTTTGGttgtttcagtttttcttttttttctctctctcaaatgagGAACTATTAACTCAGCTCTCTGATAAGCTTTCTAAGCTATGCAGACGACTATGTTCGAACACTGATGTGGAGCAACTTGAGTCAACACAAGTTATACAAAGACTGACTTGAGCATATATTTAAAACCTTACTTGGTGACTGTGGTTCCTCAGCCTGTAGCTCAAGTAAACTCACTCAACAAAGGGAACGTCGGTACATGATTAACCTTTCCATGGTTCTAACAGactgtttttgtctttgtcttcctTCCCTCTACAGGATGCGTTGATGACGACTGAAGAAAGCTGTGTATGACCTTAAAACTGGCCTAGTAACCCATTGGTTGTTTCAGTAGAAATGTGAGTTAATGTCTCCTGTTTCTGGGTGGTGGGTtttaaaaggaaaaagaaaaaacataaatCATTTCAGTTTCACAAATGAGGAGTCATTCAAAGCTCTCTGATTAGCTTCCAAAGCTATGTAGTAGACAACGTTTGAAAGCTGATGTGGCACAAGAGTGGTATAGAACTGTAGATTGTTTCCAACCACAGGCTGATTTTCATGTTGGCTTCTCCTGTTCTTCTTGATGCAGAGAATGAGtatttgaaagaaagaaaggaaaatgaCTGCAAGAATGACTGAAACGGCTCCAGTAGAGTGGACGACGACCGTGACGACATTGATGCACCAGTGGTGAGTAGAACTTCACTGCCAAACTGTTTCAAGACCACAAATCCCAACTAAACACCTCATGTAGGCCTGTGATGTGTGTAgctcttttttttcacaaatGAGGAACTATTAACTCAGCTCTCTGACAAGCTTTCTAAGCTATGCAGACAACTATGTTCGAACACTGATGTGGAGCGACAGAGACCGagaactgtaggctactttgtggcACGGGCCGTTTTTCATTTTGGCTCCTGTTCTTTCAGGTGCAGAGAATGATGGGTGGGTCTACGAAGAAAAAGGACAAAGAACGGCTCCGTTTGAGGGGCAGCAGACCGTGATGACGTTGATGCACCTGATGTAGTGGTGAGTAGAACTTAACTTACTGTTTCAAGACCACATCACCTCGTGTAGGCCTGCGTTTTGGTTGTGTTTCAGTTATCCTTTGTTTTTGGCTTCACAAATGAGGACTCAACTCAGCTCTCTGACAAGCTTTCTAAGCTATGCAGACGACTAGTTCGAACAACTGATGAGGAGCTACTGTTGTAtagaacttttttttgtttgtttgtttcaagtATTGGCAGCATAGTTACTTTAGGTTGAGCCTCATGTGAACATGCTCTTACGTCTTAGGTGTCCAAGAAGTACGTCTGGCAAAGGAGATCCACTCCAAGGCCGAGCCCTTCAAGAACGGCTCCGTTGGAGAGGCAGCAAACCGTGACTACATTGATGCACCTGATGCAGTGGTGAGTAGAGCTTTACTTACTGTTTCAAGACCACATCACCTCATGTAGGCCTGTGTTTTGGTTGTTTCAGTtatcctttttttgtttttggcttCACAAATGAGGACTCAACTCAGCTCTCTGAAAAGCTTTCTAAGCTATGCAGACGACTAGTTCGAACAACTGATATGGAGCTACTGTTGTatagaactttttttttgtttgttttaagtaTTGGCAGCATAGTTACTTAGGTTGTGCCTCATGTGAACATGCTCTTACGTCTTAGGTGTCCAAGAAGTACGTCTCCCAAGAAGCTGGCAAAGGAGATCCACTCCAAGGCCGAGCCCTTCAAGAACGGCTCCGTTGGAGAGGCAGCAGACCGTGACTACATCGATGCACCTGATGTTGTGGTGAGTAGAGCTTTACTTACTGTTTCAAGACCACATCACCTCATGTAGACCTGTGTTTTGGTTGTGTTTcagttatttctttttttgtttttggcttCACAAATGAGGACTCAACTCAGCTCTCTGAAAAGCTTTCTAAGCTATGCAGACGACTAGTTCGAACAACTGATATGGAGCTACTGTTgtgtagaattttttttttgtttttttttgttttaagtaTTGGCAGCATAGTTACTTTAGGTTGTGCCTCATGTGAACATGCTCTTACGTCTTAGGTGTCCAAGAAGTACGTCTGGCAAAGGAGATCCACTCCAAGGCCGAGCCCTTCAAGAACGGTTCCGTTTGAGAGGCAGCAGACCGTGACTACATTGATGCACCTGATGTAGTGGTGAGTAGAACTTTACTTACTGTCTTTACTTACTAATTCAAAACCACAAATCTCAGCACCTCATGTAGGCCTGTGTTTTGGTTGCGTTTCagttattctttttttgtttttggcttCACAAATGAGGACTCAACTCAGCTCTCTGAAAAGCTTTCTAAGCTATGCAGACGACTAGTTCGAACAACTGATGTGAATCAACAGACATACCGTAGAACTGTGGACCATTTTTGAGCACAGGCTGTTTTTCATGTTGGCTCCTGTTCTTCCTGATGCAGAGAATGAGTGGGTCTACGAAGAAAGAGAAGGCCAAAGAAAACGGCTCCGTTTGAGAGGAAGCAGACTGTGACTATTGATACACCTGATGTAGTGGTGAGTAGAACTTAACTTACTGTTTCAAGACCACATCACCTCATGTAGGCCTGTGTTTTGGTTGTTTCAGTtatcctttttttgtttttggcttCACAAATGAGGACTCAACTCAGCTCTCTGAAAAGCTTTCTAAGCTATGCAGACGACTAGTTCGAACAACTGATATGGAGCTACTGTTGTGTagaactttttttgtttgtttgtaagtaTTGGCAGCATTGTTACTTTAGGTTGTGTCTCATGTGAACATGCTCTTACGTCTTAGGTGTCCAAGA from Sardina pilchardus chromosome 12, fSarPil1.1, whole genome shotgun sequence encodes:
- the eif5 gene encoding eukaryotic translation initiation factor 5 yields the protein MSVNVNRSVSDQFYRYKMPRLIAKVEGKGNGIKTVIVNMVDVAKALNRPPTYPTKFFGCELGAQTQFDSKNDRYIVNGSHEANKLQDMLDGFIRKFVLCPECDNPETDLHINPKKQTIGNSCKACGYRGMLDTRHKLCTFILKNPPENESGSVKKEKEKKNRKKDKENGSGGEATNRDDIDAPDAVDGDDDDEDWAEETTEEAQRRRMEEISEHAKNLTLSEDLEKTLEERVNMFYNFVKQKKEEGVIDSADKDILAEAERLDVKAMGPLILSELLFDQNIREQIKKYKRHFLRFCHNNKKAQKYLLGGFECLVKLHQSQLLPRVPIILKDLYDADMLEEDVILAWAEKVSKKYVSKELAKEIHSKAEPFVKWLKEAEEESEGSEEEEEDEEDNVEVVYSSSARELKMETVTPVKQEKEEDDIDIDAI